In Rheinheimera sp. MM224, one DNA window encodes the following:
- the hppD gene encoding 4-hydroxyphenylpyruvate dioxygenase yields the protein MFDPINPLGTDGFEFVEYTAATEQGIADLKQLFKSLGFTEVAKHRSKDAWLYKQGDVNFIVNGQPNSQAEQFAAEHGPSVCAMAFRVKDAAEALKHAVANGAKAYQNQVGPMELNIPAVYGIGSSLLYFVDRYGQNSVYDVDFKFHDNWQAEMAKNQVGLEVIDHLTHNVRRGNMALWAGFYERIGNFREIRYFDIEGKLTGLVSKAMTAPCGKIRIPINESSDDKSQIEEFIREYKGEGIQHIALTTDDIYETVRTLRQRGMDFMPTPETYYERVNARVEGHTEDLDQLKQLRILIDGAPLKDGILLQIFTQTVIGPVFFEIIQRKGNEGFGEGNFKALFESIEEDQIRRGVI from the coding sequence ATGTTTGACCCTATTAACCCTTTGGGCACCGATGGTTTTGAATTTGTTGAATACACTGCCGCCACAGAACAGGGCATTGCAGATCTGAAGCAACTGTTTAAGTCGTTAGGTTTTACTGAAGTGGCCAAACACCGTTCTAAAGACGCCTGGTTATACAAACAAGGTGACGTGAATTTTATTGTGAACGGTCAGCCAAATTCTCAGGCTGAACAATTTGCTGCCGAACATGGCCCAAGCGTCTGTGCTATGGCCTTCCGTGTCAAAGATGCTGCCGAAGCCTTAAAACATGCCGTGGCCAATGGCGCTAAAGCCTATCAGAATCAGGTAGGCCCTATGGAGCTGAATATCCCTGCTGTGTATGGCATTGGTAGCAGCCTGCTGTATTTTGTCGACCGTTATGGTCAGAATTCTGTTTACGACGTTGATTTCAAATTCCATGATAACTGGCAGGCCGAAATGGCGAAAAACCAGGTCGGTTTAGAAGTCATCGATCACCTGACGCACAACGTCCGTCGCGGCAATATGGCACTGTGGGCTGGTTTTTATGAGCGGATCGGGAATTTCCGTGAAATCCGTTATTTTGATATCGAAGGCAAGCTGACAGGTTTGGTCTCTAAAGCCATGACCGCTCCTTGTGGCAAAATCCGTATTCCAATCAACGAATCTTCGGATGATAAATCTCAGATTGAAGAATTTATCCGTGAATACAAAGGTGAAGGCATCCAGCATATTGCTCTGACCACAGACGATATTTATGAAACAGTCCGCACTTTACGTCAGCGTGGCATGGACTTTATGCCAACACCAGAGACCTACTACGAGCGTGTTAATGCTAGGGTTGAAGGTCATACTGAAGATCTGGACCAGTTAAAACAGCTGCGTATTCTGATCGACGGTGCACCACTGAAAGACGGTATTTTACTGCAGATCTTCACCCAAACTGTGATTGGCCCTGTATTCTTTGAAATCATTCAGCGTAAAGGCAATGAAGGTTTTGGTGAAGGTAACTTCAAAGCTTTGTTTGAATCCATTGAAGAAGATCAAATCCGTCGCGGAGTTATTTAA
- the tyrR gene encoding transcriptional regulator TyrR, which yields MRLEIHCQDRLGITQEVLNILVSYQLDLRGIEVDPTLGRIFVSFPTVEFEKFQELMAKIRRIPGVDDVKTTAFMPSEREHNELSTLLRTLPDGIIAVDTRANVTIINEAALEALSMERSAIEGQSLTAMVKGFNLSRWLESDDVLAQTRRVEIQNKRFIADLLPVLVPDDSGKDILAGAVLNLKSESRLGEQMVVFKKGDQESFNNLHAHSNLMRKVVREAKKMAQLDAPILIMGETGTGKEVLARACHAASSRTGKPFLAVNVAAMPDLVAESELFGHGPNAFPGASEAKKGIFEQANKGTVFLDEVGEMSRELQTKLIRFLQDGSFRRVGDENEVKVDVRVICTTQKDLPAMVQEGKFREDLFYRLNVLTLNLPPLRERKQDVVPLAEFFIARFSARLGRKAPKMTDSCAHFLQHYPWPGNVRQLENALYRAVTLLEGYELDKEHMQLPSYTSDFGYLEKDFDGTLDEAVRNFEADLLRKLYPAYPSSRQLAKKLGLSHTAVANKLREYGINRKSVKI from the coding sequence ATGAGGTTAGAAATTCATTGCCAGGACCGACTGGGTATTACCCAGGAAGTGTTAAATATCCTGGTCAGCTATCAGTTGGATTTACGTGGTATCGAAGTAGATCCGACTCTGGGCCGGATTTTTGTATCCTTCCCAACAGTCGAGTTTGAAAAATTTCAGGAGCTGATGGCTAAAATCCGTCGTATTCCTGGCGTTGACGATGTGAAGACCACAGCTTTTATGCCATCCGAGCGGGAACACAACGAACTGAGCACCTTATTACGCACTTTGCCTGATGGCATTATTGCAGTAGATACCCGTGCCAATGTCACCATTATTAACGAAGCAGCGCTTGAAGCCTTGTCTATGGAGCGCAGCGCTATTGAAGGTCAGTCACTTACTGCCATGGTCAAAGGTTTTAATTTAAGCCGCTGGCTGGAAAGTGATGATGTACTGGCACAAACCCGGCGGGTAGAAATTCAGAACAAACGTTTTATTGCCGATCTATTGCCTGTATTGGTGCCTGATGATTCTGGTAAAGATATTCTGGCTGGGGCTGTACTGAACCTGAAATCTGAAAGCCGTTTAGGCGAGCAGATGGTGGTATTTAAAAAAGGCGATCAGGAAAGTTTTAATAACCTGCATGCTCACAGCAATTTAATGCGCAAAGTAGTGCGTGAAGCCAAGAAAATGGCTCAGCTGGACGCTCCTATTTTGATTATGGGCGAAACCGGCACAGGCAAAGAAGTCTTGGCCCGTGCTTGTCATGCCGCCAGCAGCAGAACTGGCAAACCTTTTTTGGCAGTAAACGTGGCTGCTATGCCGGATTTAGTGGCTGAGTCTGAACTCTTTGGCCATGGCCCCAATGCATTCCCTGGTGCTAGTGAAGCGAAAAAAGGTATTTTTGAGCAGGCCAACAAAGGCACTGTATTTCTCGATGAAGTAGGCGAGATGTCGCGAGAGCTGCAAACTAAGCTCATTCGCTTTTTGCAGGATGGCAGTTTCCGCCGTGTCGGTGATGAAAACGAAGTGAAAGTCGACGTGCGGGTGATTTGTACCACGCAAAAAGACTTACCCGCCATGGTGCAGGAAGGCAAATTCCGTGAAGACTTGTTCTACCGGCTAAATGTGCTGACACTCAACCTGCCGCCACTGCGTGAGCGTAAACAGGATGTTGTGCCTTTGGCTGAGTTTTTTATCGCACGCTTTTCTGCCCGTTTAGGCCGCAAAGCACCCAAAATGACCGACTCCTGCGCACATTTTCTGCAGCATTACCCCTGGCCTGGTAATGTGCGCCAATTAGAAAATGCCTTGTACCGCGCCGTGACTTTGCTCGAAGGGTATGAGCTGGATAAAGAACATATGCAGTTGCCAAGTTACACCAGTGACTTTGGTTATCTGGAAAAAGACTTTGATGGCACTTTGGACGAAGCGGTGCGAAATTTTGAAGCGGATTTACTTCGAAAACTCTATCCGGCTTATCCAAGTTCACGCCAATTGGCAAAAAAACTCGGTTTAAGTCACACAGCTGTGGCGAATAAATTGCGCGAATACGGCATTAACCGCAAGAGCGTAAAAATTTAG
- a CDS encoding 4a-hydroxytetrahydrobiopterin dehydratase: MSELKQAKCEACRADAPKVSDEELAQLMHQIPDWTPVARDGILQLEREFKFKNFKLAWAFHQKVAQLAEDEGHHPALLLEWGKLTVTWWSHSIKGLHKNDFICAAKTDALLVS, encoded by the coding sequence ATGTCTGAATTAAAACAAGCGAAATGTGAAGCCTGCCGTGCTGATGCACCCAAGGTATCGGATGAAGAATTAGCCCAGCTGATGCACCAGATCCCGGACTGGACCCCAGTGGCCCGTGATGGCATTTTACAACTGGAGCGTGAGTTCAAATTTAAGAACTTTAAGCTGGCATGGGCTTTTCATCAGAAAGTGGCGCAGTTGGCTGAAGATGAAGGCCACCACCCAGCCTTATTGCTGGAATGGGGTAAGCTGACAGTGACCTGGTGGTCGCATTCGATTAAAGGCCTGCATAAAAACGATTTTATCTGTGCTGCTAAAACTGACGCTTTGTTAGTTTCTTAA
- the phhA gene encoding phenylalanine 4-monooxygenase, whose protein sequence is MSKSSKYVSHQSDEDGFIHWSADENKIWSELMQRQLSCIEGKACDEYLDGLKKLNLPLDRIPQLAEINAVLEPSTGWKVTEVPALISFDRFFQLLANKEFPVATFIRSREEFDYLQEPDVFHEIFGHCAMLTHPAFAEFTHTYGKLGLAASKEDRVYLARLYWFTIEFGLLSSKDGLRIYGGGILSSPGETQYAIGSDVPERKAFDVVDVLRTPYRIDIMQPVYFMINSINDLFDVSQLDLMAMVQQARSLGLHAAKFPPKEKKAG, encoded by the coding sequence ATGAGCAAATCAAGTAAATACGTATCGCACCAGTCGGATGAAGATGGCTTTATTCACTGGTCGGCTGACGAAAATAAAATCTGGTCTGAGTTAATGCAGCGCCAACTGTCCTGCATTGAAGGTAAGGCCTGTGATGAATATCTGGATGGACTGAAAAAGCTCAATTTGCCACTGGATCGTATTCCGCAGCTGGCAGAAATTAATGCAGTGTTAGAGCCAAGTACTGGCTGGAAAGTCACGGAAGTGCCAGCACTCATTAGTTTTGACCGGTTTTTCCAGCTATTAGCCAATAAAGAGTTTCCGGTCGCGACTTTTATTCGTAGCAGGGAAGAGTTTGATTACCTGCAGGAACCTGATGTGTTCCATGAAATATTTGGTCACTGCGCCATGCTGACCCATCCGGCTTTTGCTGAATTTACCCATACCTACGGCAAACTGGGCTTAGCGGCCAGCAAAGAAGACCGTGTGTATCTGGCTCGCTTGTACTGGTTTACCATAGAGTTTGGTTTATTAAGCAGCAAAGATGGCTTGCGGATTTATGGCGGCGGTATTTTATCTTCGCCTGGTGAAACTCAATACGCTATTGGTTCTGACGTGCCAGAGCGTAAAGCCTTTGATGTGGTTGATGTGCTGCGTACGCCTTACCGTATCGACATTATGCAGCCGGTGTATTTTATGATTAATTCGATTAACGATTTATTTGATGTATCCCAATTGGATTTGATGGCTATGGTACAACAAGCCCGATCTCTGGGTTTACATGCTGCTAAATTTCCGCCAAAAGAAAAAAAGGCAGGTTAA
- the megL gene encoding methionine gamma-lyase, whose translation MSKQYSHPDTVCIHAGKTGLNPHGALATPLYQTSTFVFDSAEQGAARFAGEEPGYIYTRLGNPTTRELELKVAALEGMEDAAATATGMGAVAAATMAFLQQGDHLIASKAIYGCSFALFNHQFARYGIDVSFVDMTDHNAIKQALKSNTKMIFAETPINPTLTVLDLDFIGQFAKQHQLISVIDNTFLTPLLQKPADYGIDLILHSATKYLNGHGDVVAGIIVGSTERITQIKLTTLKDMGATISPHDAWLIIRGLKTLSVRMERHCQNAQKVAEFLEAHPAVGQVYYPGLKSHPGYKFIGKQMKAAGGVLAFELNGSLDDGRYFINQCTLFSLAVSLGDAESLIQHPASMTHSPYSAEERQMAGISDGLIRISVGLEHVEDIIADLAQALTLMQQRQHSAMA comes from the coding sequence ATGAGCAAGCAGTACAGTCATCCTGATACGGTATGTATCCATGCCGGAAAAACCGGTTTAAATCCACATGGCGCTTTAGCCACGCCTTTGTACCAGACCTCCACTTTTGTATTTGATAGTGCCGAACAAGGCGCAGCCCGTTTTGCTGGTGAAGAGCCAGGTTATATCTACACTCGTTTAGGTAATCCAACCACAAGAGAGCTTGAGTTGAAAGTCGCTGCGCTGGAAGGCATGGAAGATGCCGCCGCTACCGCCACCGGTATGGGCGCTGTAGCAGCTGCCACTATGGCCTTTTTACAGCAAGGCGATCATCTGATTGCCAGCAAAGCCATTTATGGCTGCAGCTTTGCACTGTTTAATCATCAGTTTGCCCGCTACGGTATAGACGTTAGTTTTGTTGATATGACTGACCACAACGCCATCAAACAAGCGCTAAAATCCAACACCAAAATGATTTTTGCAGAAACACCCATTAACCCGACTTTGACTGTGCTGGATTTAGATTTTATTGGCCAGTTTGCCAAACAACACCAGCTGATTTCGGTGATCGACAATACCTTCCTAACGCCTTTACTGCAAAAGCCGGCTGATTATGGCATCGACCTTATTTTGCATAGCGCGACCAAGTACCTGAACGGTCACGGCGATGTGGTGGCTGGTATTATCGTCGGCAGCACCGAGCGTATTACTCAGATTAAACTGACCACCTTAAAAGATATGGGGGCAACCATCAGCCCGCATGATGCCTGGTTGATTATCCGTGGTTTAAAAACCTTGTCGGTGCGGATGGAGCGGCATTGTCAGAATGCGCAAAAAGTAGCGGAATTCCTTGAAGCTCATCCTGCGGTAGGCCAGGTCTATTACCCGGGGTTAAAGTCTCATCCGGGTTATAAATTTATCGGCAAACAAATGAAAGCAGCCGGTGGGGTATTGGCCTTTGAGCTAAACGGTAGTCTGGATGATGGTCGTTATTTTATTAATCAATGTACCTTATTCAGTCTGGCGGTCAGTCTTGGTGATGCGGAGTCGCTTATTCAGCATCCGGCTTCGATGACGCATAGTCCGTATTCAGCCGAAGAACGGCAGATGGCCGGAATCAGCGATGGCTTAATTCGTATTTCTGTAGGGCTTGAGCATGTCGAAGATATTATTGCGGACCTGGCGCAGGCACTGACCCTGATGCAGCAACGCCAGCATAGCGCAATGGCTTAA
- a CDS encoding TIGR01620 family protein — translation MTDLKQAKSFKEADFIGSDAVSELPMTKAVQFEQADFVVEPHLEPEPAKRKPVSALMWAGISSVVLLVSVALYSAVTTIQQAFIAPGISTVLEALFCAALLTLGSLLLAREWRLWRRLAKTRSWQQAHQRIHASIQYGEAEQLCLDIAAVLPESTQQDVADWKAQKQAEHSDQELLDLFELKVLSKADAKVRQQIHQASADAAMAVAVSPFALADMLLVMWRTSKLLRQMAETYGASLGQLRSLILIKHLFAALLWAGSSELALDLGSDVLGAELTSKLSMRAGQGLIAGMLVARLGLAAQQLLRPLPLAKSQKLSLLDLSKALVRRLLGKAAPLST, via the coding sequence ATGACAGATTTAAAACAAGCCAAAAGCTTTAAAGAGGCCGATTTTATTGGCTCTGATGCGGTATCAGAACTACCGATGACAAAGGCTGTACAGTTTGAGCAAGCAGATTTTGTGGTTGAACCCCACCTCGAACCAGAACCAGCAAAACGCAAGCCTGTGTCTGCGCTGATGTGGGCTGGGATCAGCAGTGTTGTGCTGTTAGTGTCTGTGGCTTTGTACAGCGCTGTGACAACCATCCAGCAGGCTTTTATAGCGCCAGGTATCAGTACTGTGCTGGAAGCCTTATTTTGTGCCGCTTTATTAACTTTAGGCAGCTTGTTGCTGGCGAGGGAATGGCGCTTATGGCGACGTTTAGCCAAAACCCGCAGCTGGCAGCAAGCGCATCAGCGTATTCATGCCAGCATCCAATACGGTGAAGCCGAACAGCTTTGTCTGGATATCGCCGCCGTATTACCTGAATCAACACAGCAGGATGTGGCGGACTGGAAAGCGCAAAAACAAGCAGAGCACAGCGATCAGGAGCTGCTGGATTTGTTTGAACTCAAAGTGCTGAGCAAAGCCGATGCAAAAGTGCGTCAGCAAATACATCAGGCCTCTGCCGACGCCGCTATGGCCGTTGCCGTCAGTCCTTTTGCACTGGCCGATATGCTGCTGGTCATGTGGCGTACCAGTAAATTGTTACGCCAAATGGCTGAAACTTATGGCGCCTCATTGGGGCAGTTGCGCAGTCTGATCCTGATTAAACACTTATTTGCGGCTTTGTTATGGGCTGGCAGTTCGGAGCTGGCGCTGGATCTTGGTTCAGATGTGCTGGGTGCTGAACTGACCAGCAAATTATCGATGCGGGCAGGGCAGGGGTTAATAGCAGGTATGCTGGTAGCTCGTTTAGGTTTAGCTGCACAGCAATTGCTACGCCCTTTGCCATTGGCGAAAAGTCAGAAACTAAGTTTGCTGGATTTAAGCAAAGCCTTAGTGCGACGTTTGCTCGGTAAGGCGGCTCCTTTGTCAACTTAA
- a CDS encoding YcjX family protein has product MDWLKKARWHSEQLTQRAFHRQLRLGVTGLSGAGKTALLTAIVHQLTQSHSSNLPFFSVMQKRWLGARIDDNQLPQLPRFAFEKNLSYLQQQPASWPPSTVGWSQLTLALRYQPESSLRARFQDYQETELVLVDYPGEWLLDLPMLQQSYQQWCEQSWLLFAQSHRAATAEEFRKRLEAIDLNDASVLSVQELCTEYSHLLQQFREVAGAYLNQPGRLLVPGEFEGTPLLQLLPLLPEQLAQGGALVDLMQKHFVSYQSKVIEPFYRQYFSGLDRQVVLVDILGALNAGESALLELKQSLLLILQSFDYGPEHWLRRIFKPRISKVLFAVSKADHVTPDQHQALTLLLQQLLLQHLQSVKFQLCPYEVMAIAAIKASEAGFVKHNGSQQPCLRGLSAQTGEALTYYPGDVPRYWPDHQLFTEHHFEFQSLAPLPWPKQQVLQHIRLDHLLEYLLGDKLT; this is encoded by the coding sequence ATGGATTGGTTAAAAAAGGCGCGCTGGCATTCAGAACAATTGACACAGCGAGCCTTTCACCGTCAGCTCAGACTGGGAGTGACCGGCTTAAGCGGCGCAGGCAAAACTGCGCTCTTAACTGCAATAGTGCACCAGTTGACCCAAAGTCACTCTTCCAATTTACCCTTTTTTTCCGTGATGCAAAAACGTTGGTTAGGCGCCCGCATTGATGACAATCAGTTGCCACAGTTACCACGTTTTGCTTTTGAAAAAAACTTAAGTTACCTGCAGCAACAACCTGCCAGCTGGCCTCCTTCTACTGTCGGCTGGAGCCAACTGACCTTAGCTTTGCGTTATCAACCAGAATCCAGCTTACGTGCCAGGTTTCAGGACTACCAGGAAACCGAATTGGTGCTGGTGGATTATCCGGGTGAGTGGCTGCTGGATTTGCCTATGCTGCAACAAAGTTATCAGCAGTGGTGTGAGCAAAGCTGGTTGCTGTTTGCCCAATCCCATAGGGCTGCCACCGCAGAAGAGTTTAGAAAGCGGTTAGAGGCCATTGATTTAAATGATGCTTCAGTGCTTTCTGTGCAGGAGCTATGCACTGAATACAGCCACTTACTGCAGCAATTCCGTGAAGTGGCAGGCGCTTACTTAAATCAGCCTGGCCGGTTATTGGTGCCTGGTGAATTTGAAGGCACGCCGTTGCTGCAACTCCTGCCTTTGTTGCCAGAACAGCTGGCGCAAGGTGGAGCTTTGGTGGACTTGATGCAAAAGCATTTTGTCAGTTACCAAAGCAAAGTGATTGAGCCATTTTACCGCCAGTACTTTTCAGGTTTAGACCGTCAGGTGGTGTTGGTCGATATTTTGGGGGCACTGAATGCAGGTGAGTCCGCACTGTTAGAGCTGAAACAAAGTCTATTACTGATTTTACAAAGTTTTGATTATGGTCCAGAACACTGGCTGCGGCGGATTTTTAAACCACGGATCAGTAAAGTGTTATTTGCTGTCAGTAAAGCCGATCATGTCACACCGGATCAGCATCAGGCGCTGACTTTGTTATTACAACAGCTGCTGTTGCAGCATCTGCAGAGTGTGAAGTTCCAGCTTTGCCCTTACGAGGTGATGGCGATAGCTGCTATTAAAGCCAGTGAAGCTGGTTTTGTGAAACACAACGGCTCGCAACAGCCTTGTTTACGCGGCCTTAGCGCACAAACAGGAGAGGCGCTGACGTATTATCCTGGTGATGTGCCACGCTACTGGCCGGATCATCAGCTATTTACCGAACATCATTTTGAATTTCAGTCCCTGGCGCCTTTGCCATGGCCTAAACAGCAAGTGCTGCAACATATCCGTCTGGATCATCTGCTGGAGTACCTGTTAGGAGATAAACTGACATGA
- the pspC gene encoding envelope stress response membrane protein PspC, translated as MTKIRKELLRDDRNGKLAGVCAGIADYFGWEVWLVRLIVVTSVLLGLGGLLPVLYVAAWFILEKKSVHEAKKGVTEPSYDERPVEVKTRVWQRGEVPKSALHHLVNQFNSLELRLRDMETHVTSAKFQLNREISKL; from the coding sequence ATGACTAAAATACGCAAAGAGCTGTTGCGGGATGACCGCAACGGCAAACTGGCCGGGGTCTGTGCAGGTATTGCAGACTACTTCGGTTGGGAAGTGTGGTTAGTGCGGTTGATTGTGGTCACTTCGGTGTTATTAGGTTTAGGTGGTTTATTGCCTGTTTTGTACGTAGCAGCCTGGTTTATTCTGGAAAAGAAATCAGTGCATGAAGCGAAAAAGGGCGTGACTGAACCATCTTACGACGAGCGCCCTGTGGAAGTAAAAACCCGCGTATGGCAACGGGGGGAAGTGCCAAAGTCGGCCTTACACCACCTGGTCAATCAGTTTAATAGTCTGGAACTGCGGTTACGCGACATGGAAACTCATGTTACCTCTGCCAAGTTTCAACTGAACAGAGAAATCAGTAAGTTATAA
- the pspB gene encoding envelope stress response membrane protein PspB codes for MEITEVIGVPLIVFMIFVAPLWVFMHYRSKNKIGEGLGDSELAQLNELSHRAEKMADRIKTLEAILDAESPKWREKHD; via the coding sequence ATGGAAATTACTGAGGTCATTGGTGTACCACTCATTGTATTCATGATTTTTGTGGCGCCACTGTGGGTGTTTATGCACTACAGAAGCAAAAACAAAATTGGTGAAGGTTTGGGTGACAGTGAACTGGCTCAACTGAATGAGTTATCTCATCGCGCCGAAAAAATGGCGGACCGCATCAAAACGCTGGAAGCGATTTTAGATGCGGAGTCACCGAAGTGGAGAGAGAAACATGACTAA
- the pspA gene encoding phage shock protein PspA yields MGIFSRFSDIVNSNINALLDKAEDPEKMVRLIIQEMEDTLVEVRSTSAKTIAEKKELQRVVSKLEAEVADWQAKAELALSKEREDLARAALIERQKAADQAAAVAADITHLDEHVSKLQDEVGQLQDKLADAKARQKAMLMRQKTVSSRLDVKRTLDSNRLNDAMYKFERYEQKIDSLEAQVESYDLGKKTLKDEFAELASSEKIDNELAELKAKMSKKDNA; encoded by the coding sequence ATGGGTATCTTCTCTCGCTTTTCAGATATCGTAAACTCCAACATCAATGCTTTATTAGATAAAGCAGAAGATCCGGAAAAAATGGTCCGCCTGATTATTCAGGAAATGGAAGACACTTTGGTTGAAGTACGTTCTACCTCAGCTAAAACCATTGCAGAGAAAAAAGAACTGCAACGTGTAGTGTCCAAATTAGAAGCTGAAGTGGCCGACTGGCAGGCTAAAGCTGAACTGGCTTTAAGCAAAGAACGTGAAGACTTAGCCCGTGCCGCGTTGATTGAACGTCAAAAAGCGGCCGACCAGGCTGCAGCAGTAGCTGCCGACATCACTCATTTAGATGAACATGTCAGTAAGTTACAGGATGAAGTGGGTCAGCTGCAGGATAAGTTGGCGGATGCCAAAGCCCGTCAGAAAGCCATGCTGATGCGCCAGAAAACTGTGTCATCCCGTTTGGATGTAAAGCGTACTTTAGACAGCAACCGTTTAAACGACGCCATGTACAAGTTTGAACGTTATGAGCAAAAAATCGATTCGCTGGAAGCTCAGGTTGAATCGTACGATTTAGGCAAAAAGACCTTAAAAGATGAGTTTGCAGAACTGGCATCATCTGAGAAAATCGATAACGAACTGGCTGAATTAAAAGCTAAAATGTCTAAAAAAGATAACGCCTGA
- the pspF gene encoding phage shock protein operon transcriptional activator, with protein MSRSFQQDNLIGQSNSFLNVLDQVSQIAPLHKPVLIIGERGTGKELIAARLHYLSQRWDQNYLTLNCAALNENLLESELFGHEAGAFTGAAKRHEGRFERANGGTLFLDELANTPAMVQEKLLRVIEYGEFERVGGSRSVKVDVRLICATNEDLPSMAELGEFRADLLDRLAFDVITLPPMRERQEDILVLAEHFAVNMARELGFELFSGFSEKAKRILLEHEWPGNVRELKNVVERSVYRTNNPYVPVHHIQLDPFESPFRPRTRVRTLDRRPQPDKAVVASREQSSDNPPALVKAAAAFDFNQVQDFKVLSENFEMDLIKQALAASQFNQKKTAEALNLTYHQLRGYMKKYKLLDSQQ; from the coding sequence ATGAGCAGAAGTTTCCAGCAAGATAATTTAATAGGCCAATCCAACAGCTTTTTAAACGTATTGGATCAGGTTTCTCAAATCGCGCCTTTGCACAAACCTGTGCTGATCATTGGAGAAAGGGGCACAGGTAAGGAGCTGATCGCAGCCCGTCTACATTACCTGTCTCAGCGCTGGGATCAAAATTATTTAACGCTCAACTGTGCTGCGCTGAACGAAAATCTGCTTGAAAGTGAACTATTTGGCCACGAAGCAGGCGCTTTTACCGGTGCAGCGAAACGTCACGAAGGCCGCTTTGAGCGGGCCAACGGCGGCACCTTATTTTTAGATGAATTGGCGAATACTCCTGCGATGGTGCAGGAGAAGTTATTGCGGGTTATTGAATACGGCGAGTTTGAACGGGTCGGTGGCAGCCGTTCGGTGAAAGTGGATGTGCGTTTAATTTGCGCCACCAATGAAGACTTACCTTCGATGGCTGAACTGGGTGAATTTCGTGCCGACTTACTCGACCGGCTGGCCTTTGATGTGATCACCCTGCCTCCGATGCGGGAAAGGCAGGAAGACATTCTGGTACTGGCCGAACATTTTGCCGTCAATATGGCGCGTGAACTGGGTTTCGAACTTTTTAGTGGTTTCAGCGAAAAAGCCAAACGTATCCTGCTTGAGCACGAATGGCCAGGTAATGTGCGGGAGCTGAAAAACGTGGTAGAACGCAGTGTGTACCGCACCAATAATCCTTATGTACCAGTGCATCATATTCAGCTCGACCCTTTTGAGTCACCATTTCGCCCCAGAACCCGGGTTCGTACTTTAGATCGCAGACCGCAACCAGACAAAGCAGTGGTAGCATCCAGAGAGCAAAGCAGCGATAATCCGCCCGCTTTAGTAAAGGCGGCAGCAGCTTTTGATTTTAATCAGGTGCAGGATTTCAAAGTTTTATCAGAAAACTTTGAAATGGATTTGATAAAACAAGCACTTGCAGCCAGCCAATTCAATCAGAAGAAAACCGCTGAAGCATTGAATCTGACCTATCATCAGTTACGTGGTTATATGAAAAAGTACAAACTGCTGGACAGCCAACAATGA